Proteins encoded within one genomic window of Ovis aries strain OAR_USU_Benz2616 breed Rambouillet chromosome 1, ARS-UI_Ramb_v3.0, whole genome shotgun sequence:
- the RBM44 gene encoding RNA-binding protein 44 has protein sequence MQATAVVETASNKGYNNNGRNIQKDEPSHRKKENLLSPNGCKEAKLTFPNDYYDSLAFKRRANDKEISSIDKIDLLEPSFTMSSDTNIESAHSQSSEFEDSIDYAFLNETYTIHYSESKLKSESLIHLNSELDSEMQKREEVFFDILEHEGNKTTDLERIYKISYDDYKKAAEDVQKPDIDEDSQQEYHSAEEQECINNHLSFDQAKTLDIPSLEVLRLRNSGCEVKCASNLEDSHVKLESNSSISLDSVDVYGREDSPHVSTFQNSVMLRAFHEPKYGKRKEQETSVMLHTVLDEVVLRSSHLEHKESQSKGFLNPQKALKTKIYTRKMNPQLTESKDSIGNVIVEDKMLQHLDNPGTLPQDKDLETLLQSCKDCQTSSVFDDSVISACGYSHYESLQSTPNPALDVSITLPRSAIRDNQAVEESGSLKVANGNTISKAHFHNMEGPCPKSVTDAASCTVTIDQMVDVSTDFRACFTASKATSARSSVVSTSSNTEITMMNKKRPSEWQSEKQRSVACNTDWSYIQDTEDPQMTMAKGPAGKSLSVDNLKSNGNVLNKDSLELKTFEFTDLKKHSERESQLPKEVEKNLPSKCCQQIMQRAIQAESHLLNVHYQLCRRHCSDIYRLVMEDREGLNRNLSSNSTKKDLGSALLSVLGDLKVRYMNLKEKINKGIPLEELPPLSIESRLLSAFSTFAFRLMKEESHIFSGADSELDHQSTHDGSSSLKKTLSQTSLLLDNGHPKQDKSPGEGGLQNDDIDVDLSQLKLDDKDCKNYREVSEDWFDAKENLTGADFSGIQENQIEQDKGDPKFTLEIKNVEPLRRDKGYLMHVGGLCPSVSEADLRSYFQKYEISDISIYDSSPNYRYASLAFKKNSDAKMAVKEMNGIEIKGKSVNVRLVKTPGEYTSPLSSKNGNKVSFSNLEKSTSKEISSPSSISRLPRTRPRQLGSEQDSEFFPFDQKGVKKNCKQIESTKLLPDTPIQFIPPKTLNLRSFTKIIKRLAELHPEVSRDHIIDALQEVRVNHKGFLNGLSINSIVEMTSSVLENSASS, from the exons ATGCAAGCCACTGCAGTGGTTGAAACAGCTTCTAATAAAGGCTACAACAATAATGGAAGAAACATTCAGAAAG atgaGCCTTCTCATCGTAAGAAAGAAAATTTGTTATCTCCTAATGGTTGTAAAGAAGCCAAATTGACTTTTCCTAATGATTACTATGATTCCTTGGCATTCAAAAGAAGAGCTAATGATAAAGAAATCAGCAGTATTGATAAGATAGATTTATTGGAGCCATCTTTTACTATGAGTTCAGACACTAACATAGAGAGTGCACACTCTCAGTCAAGTGAATTTGAAGATAGTATTGACTATGCTTTCCTGAATGAAACCTACACTATACATTATTCAGAGTCAAAACTAAAGAGTGAAAGTCTTATTCATTTAAATTCAGAGTtagattctgaaatgcagaaaagagaagaggtgTTTTTTGATATTTTGGAACATGAAGGTAATAAGACTACTGACTTGGAAAGAATCTACAAGATTTCATATGATGATTATAAAAAAGCTGCTGAAGATGTGCAAAAGCCTGATATAGATGAAGACTCACAGCAGGAATATCACAGTGCAGAAGAACAAGAGTGTATAAATAACCATTTGTCATTTGACCAGGCAAAAACATTAGACATACCTAGTCTGGAAGTTTTGCGATTAAGAAATTCAGGCTGTGAAGTTAAATGTGCTAGCAATCTAGAAGACAGTCATGTTAAACTGGAAAGTAATTCCAGCATCTCTTTAGATTCAGTTGATGTTTATGGACGAGAAGATTCACCTCATGTCTCCACATTTCAGAATTCTGTTATGTTAAGAGCATTTCATGAACCTAAATATGGAAAGCGTAAGGAGCAAGAGACTAGTGTAATGCTTCACACAGTATTGGATGAAGTTGTACTCAGGAGTAGTCATCTTGAACACAAGGAATCTCAATCTAAGGGTTTCCTAAACCCTCAAAAagcattaaaaactaaaatttatacTCGCAAAATGAACCCTCAATTAACTGAAAGTAAAGATTCTATTGGAAATGTAATTGTTGAGGACAAAATGTTGCAGCACCTTGACAATCCAGGCACATTGCCTCAGGACAAAGATTTAGAGACATTACTCCAGTCTTGTAAAGATTGTCAGACTTCCTCTGTTTTTGATGATTCAGTAATTTCTGCCTGTGGATATTCACATTATGAAAGCCTACAAAGCACCCCTAACCCAGCCTTGGATGTTTCTATTACTCTACCACGGTCTGCAATCAGAGATAATCAGGCAGTAGAAGAAAGTGGCTCCCTAAAAGTTGCTAATGGCAATACCATCAGTAAAGCACACTTTCACAATATGGAAGGACCGTGTCCCAAATCAGTGACAGATGCAGCAAGTTGTACAGTCACAATTGATCAGATGGTGGATGTTAGCACTGATTTTAGGGCTTGTTTCACAGCAAGCAAGGCGACAAGTGCAAGATCCTCTGTAGTATCCACATCAAGCAACACAGAGATAACAATGATGAATAAAAAACGGCCTAGTGAATGGCAAAGTGAGAAACAAAGAAGTGTGGCTTGTAACACAGATTGGTCATATATTCAAGATACTGAAGATCCACAGATGACTATGGCAAAAGGGCCCGCAGGGAAATCTCTCTCTGTTGACAATTTAAAATCTAATGGAAATGTCCTAAATAAG GATTCCCTGGAGTTAAAAACATTTGAGTTCACAGACTTAAAGAAACATTCTGAAAG ggaATCTCAGCTTCCTAAAGAGGTAGAGAAGAATTTGCCATCGAAGTGCTGTCAGCAGATAATGCAGAGAGCCATCCAAGCCGAGTCGCATCTCTTAAACGTTCACTATCAGTTGTGCCGTCGCCATTGCAGTGACATTTACAGACTTGTGATGGAAGATAGAGAAGGACTAAATAG GAATTTATCAAGTAATTCTACTAAGAAGGATTTAGGATCAGCACTACTGTCGGTTTTAGGAGACTTAAAAGTTAGATACatgaatttgaaagaaaagataaacaaggGTATACCACTAGAAGAACTGCCTCCCTTGTCAATAGAATCAAGATTATTATCTGCCTTCTCTACTTTTGCTTTCAGG CTAATGAAAGAAGAGTCACATAT CTTTTCAGGAGCAGATTCTGAACTAGATCATCAAAGTACACATGATGGTTCTTCTAGCCTAAAGAAGACACTCTCtcaa ACATCTCTGTTACTTGACAATGGTCATCCTAAACAAGATAAATCACCCGGAGAGGGTGGTTTACAAAATGATGATATAGATGTAGACTTGAGTCAACTAAAACTTGATGATAAAG ACTGCAAAAATTACCGAGAAGTAAGTGAAGACTGGTTTGATGCTAAAGAGAACCTGACTGGAGCAGACTTCTCAGGAATACAAGAAAATCAGATAGAACAAGACAAAGGGGACCCGAAGTTTACCCTCG aaataaagaatgtGGAGCCCTTACGAAGAGATAAAGGTTACTTGATGCACGTTGGTGGCCTCTGCCCTTCAGTGTCTGAG GCTGATTTAAGGTCTTATTTCCAAAAGTATGAAATTTCTGACATTTCAATTTATGATTCTTCTCCTAATTACAG ATATGCatctcttgcttttaaaaaaaacagtgatgCAAAGATGGCTGTGAAAGAAATGAATGGtatagaaataaaagggaaatcaGTAAATGTGCGACTTGTCAAAACTCCTGGAGAATATACATCACCACTTTCCtccaaaaatggaaataaagttaGTTTCAGTAATTTGGAAAAAAGTACCAGCAAAGAAATCAGCTCACCCTCCTCTATTTCTAGACTGCCCAGAACTCGGCCGAGACAGCTGGGATCTGAGCAAGACAGTGAGTTCTTCCCTTTTGACCAAAAG